GATGAGGTCAGCGACCCCGCGAGAACGACGACGCGCTGTGCGAGCCGGAGCCACCGGCGCTGCGGCCGGGCCCCGTGGACGTACGACGCTGGCCACCCTGGCCACCGGAGGACTGGCCCTGGCTGGACTGACCGCCGCTGCGGGAGCCGCCGGAAGACTGGCCGCCGCTGCGCTGACCACCCTGGCCACCACCGGACGACTGGCCGCCGGAGCGAGCCTGACCGCCGGAGCGACCCTGGCCGCCGGAGCGAGCCTGGCCGCCGCCGGAGCCGCCACCGCTGCGTGAGCGGTTGCGACCGCCACCACCACCGGAGCGCCCGCCACCGTTGCCGCCACCGTTCGAGGCCGGAGCCTCGACGACGAGTCCACCGGGGACCTCGGTGCGCTCACCGGGAGCGAGTGACTTGAGGATCGGGTGGAAGGCATCGCCGACGATCGTGGTGGTCGGCTTGATGCCGGCAGCCCGGGCCAGCGCGCGGACATCGCGCACCTGGTCGTCGGTCATCAGGGTGACGACAGTGCCCTCGGCACCGGCGCGGGCGGTGCGGCCCGAGCGGTGCAGGTAGGCCTTGTGCTCGGACGGCGGGTCCGCGTGGACGACCAGCGCGACATCGTCGACGTGGATGCCGCGGGCAGCGACATCGGTCGCGACCAGGGTGGTGGCCTTGCCGGAGTGGAAGGCCTCCATGTTCCGGGTGCGCGCGTTCTGCGACAGGTTGCCGTGCAGGTCGACCGTCGGGACGCCGTTGGCGTTGAGCTGACGGGCGAGCGCCTTGGCGCCGTGCTTGGTCCGCGTGAAGATGACCGTGCGACCCGGGGCCCGGGTCAGGTCGATCAGGATCGGCAGACGCGACTCACGGCGTACGTGCAGGACGTGGTGGTCCATCTTGGCGACCGGCGACTGCGCCGAGTCGGCCTCGTGGGTGACCGGGTTGTTGAGGAACTTCTTGACCAGCTGGTCGACCGCGTTGTCGAGCGTCGCGGAGAAGAGCAGGCGCTGCGACTTCGGCGGGGTGGCCTGCAGCAGCCGGCGCACAGCCGGGAGGAAGCCGAGGTCGGCCATGTGGTCGGCCTCGTCGAGGATGGTGATCTCGATGTCCTTCAGGGAGCAGTGACCCTGCTGGATCAGGTCCTCGAGGCGACCCGGGCAGGCCAGGATCACGTCGACGCCGCGGCGCAGACCGTTGACCTGGGGGCCCTGGCCGACGCCACCGAAGATGGTCTGCGTGGTCAGGCCGAACTCAGCCGCGAGGGGCTTGAGCGAGGCCTCGATCTGACCGACGAGCTCACGCGTCGGGGCCAGGATCAGCGCCCGCGGAGCGCCGGGACGCGGCTTGCGGTTGGACGCAGCGAGGCGACCGACCATCGGCAGGAGGAAGGCGAAGGTCTTGCCGGAGCCGGTGCGGCCGCGGCCGAGCACGTCGCGACCCGCAAACGAGTCAGGCAGCGTGGCCTTCTGGATCGGGGTGGGAACCGTGATGCCCTGGGCAGCAAGGATCGTGACCAGCGACGTGGGTACGCCGAGGTCATCAAATGACGCAGTGATGTCAGTAGACAAGGGGTTGAAGCCGTTCGTTCGGTGTCTCACCGAAACGTGCCCGCCGCAGCGGGTTCGTGCCTCGCAGGTGCGAGGGGCGGCCCAATGAACGGGGCCGGCAGCTCGCGGCAAGACTGGCCGAGCTGACTTATGTCAACTCTAACGGTTGCAACGATCAACCACCGCATCCGCGGACGTGAGTTCGGACACCTGTCCAGGCCCACGCCCGCGGCACGCAGCTCAGATCAGTTGCCGCCGTCGAGGTCCGGCTGGGCCGGAGCGACCGCAGCGCGCTTGCCGCTGAAGCCCGGACCGTCGCCGACGAAGCCCTTGATCAGGGCCTCGATGTCGACGCCGGTGGTGTTCTTGAGCATCTCCATCGTCTGGAGCATGTTGTTCATGACCTGGCGCGGGAGCTCCGCGGTGCCGTCGGTCGAGATCACGGTCAGCTTGTCGATCGCCGCGAGCGGGCCCGCGATCTCTCCGGCCATCTTCGGCAGGGTCTCGATGAGCATCTGCAGGACCGCAGCCTCGTTGTACTGACCGAAGGCCTCGGCCTTCTTGTTCATCGCCTCGGCCTCAGCCTCACCGGTGGCCAGGATGGCGGCCGCCTGTGCCTCACCCTCGGCGCGCGTCGCGTCGGCCTCGGCAACACGGCGGGCCTTCTCGGCCTCACCGCGGCGGGCACCCTCGATCGCCTCCGCGTCAGCGAGCGCGGACCGCTTCGACTTCTCACCCTCACCGCTGAGGCGCGACTGCTCTGCCTCGGCCTCGGCAACGGCGATCGCCGACGCCTTGCGGGCCTCCGCGTCGAAGATCGCGGCCTGGCGGCGGGCCTGCGCCTCGGTCTCGACGCGGTAGCGCTCGGCGTCGGCCGGCTTGCGGACCTCGGTGTCGAGCTGGCGCTCCTTCAGCGCCGCCTGACGCACGGCGACCTTCTCCTGCTCGGCGAGGATCGCCTGGTCCCGGTCGGCCTGGGCCAGCGGTCCGGCAGCGGCAGCCTGGGCCTTCGCGGCGTCGGTCTCGGCCAGGATCTCGGCGGTCTTCAGCGCGAGCGCACGGTTCGCGATCGCGATCTCCTGCTCGGCGGCCAGCCGCGCCTGCTCCGCGGCCTGACGCGCGTTGGCCTCCGCGATGGCGGCGACCTGCCCGACCTTGGCGGCCTCGGGACGACCGAGGTCCGAGAGGTAGCTGCCGTCGTCGGTGATGTCCTGGATCTGGAAGGTGTCGAGCACCAGGCCCTGGCCGCTGAGCGAGGACTCGGCCTCATCGGCGACGCGCTGGGCGAAGGCGGCACGGTCGCGGATGATCTGCTCGACGGTCAGCGAGCCGACGATCGAGCGCAGCGAGCCGGCGAGCGTCTCCTGCGTGAACGTCTCGATCTCGCCCTGCTGACTGAGGAAGCGCTGCGCAGCCGCACGGATCGAGTCCTCGTTGCCGCCGACCTTCACGATCGCTACGCCGTCGAGGTTGAGCTTGACGCCCTGCCCGGAGACCGCGCCACGGATCTGGATCATGATCCGGCGCGAGGACAGGTCGAGGATGTGCAGCTTCTGCACGAACGGGACGACGAAGACGCCGCCACCCATGACCACCTTCTGGCCGGACAGGTCGGTGGAGACCTCGCCGGTGGCGGAGCGCACGGCCTTGCCCTTGCGCCCGGTGACGATGAAGGCCTCGTTGGGTCCGGCCACCTTGTAGCGGGTCGTGATGAGTGCACCGAGAAGTCCGACGAGGACGACGATGCCGACGATGGCGATGGGGAGGATCGGGATCTGGTCGAGCATCAGGTCTCCAAGGAGTTCGGGGAACGCAGAGGGTCAGCAGCGGGTCAGCAGCGGGTCAGCTGCGGGCGACGTGAACCGCGGTCGGGCTCAGGACCGCGGTGATCGTGACGGAGGTGCCGGTCGCGAGCGGCTCCGCGGCACGGGCGTTGAGCCGGGTGATGTGGCCGGAGACGACCATCGTCACCTCGCCATAGCCATCGGCCGGGATCGCCGAGACCACCGTGGCCGCACGACCGGCCAGCTCACCGGTGCGCACGTTCGACTCGTCGCCGCCCTGCTTGAGGCGCAGCGAGACCCAGCCGGCAGCGAAGCCGAGGATGCCTCCCGCCGCGATGCCGACGAGTGCCGAGGTGGTGAGGTTGTCGGTGCTGTCGTAGACAGCGGCGCCGACGAAGCCGAAGGCACCCAGGAACGCCGAGATGGCGGCGCCGGAGAACAGGTCGCCACCGAAGTCGAGGAGGCCGTCGAACAGGTCACCGACGACGAGACTGAAGACCAGCAGAGCGATGCCGACGCAGCCGACGATCAGGAACAGCAACACCCGACAACCCCCCAAGATTCGGTTTCACCGAGATCCTAGGGCCGATCCCCTCCGGGCGGAGCGGAATTTCCGGCTCAGCGCTGGCGCGGGCCGTAGGACGGCTGGGACTTGTTGAACGCCGCGTTGCGCGCCGCGGTGGTGTTGCGGGCGAAGAGCAGCCACAGCTGCTCGGCCCGCTCGCGCGCGAAGGTACGCCGCGCGGACTGGGTCGGCGCGGCGTTGAAGAGGCGCTTGGCGGCAGCCAGGGCATCGGGCGAACGGCCCTTGAGCTCCTCGGCGAAGGCGAACGCGGCCGCGAGCGGGTCGCTGTCGAGCTCGGTGACCAGGCCGAGGTCCTTGGCCTCCTTGCCGCTGACCATCTCCGCGGTCATCGTGAGCTTCTTGGCGGTGTCGACACCGACCAGCTCGGAGAGCGCACGCACTCCGGACATGTCGGGGATCAGGCCCCACTTGCCCTCGAGCACGGACCAGGTCGAGTCGGGCGTGGCGATGCGGAAGTCCGCAGCGAGGGCGATCTGGAGGCCACCACCGAGGCAGTTGCCGTGAACGGCCGCGATCACCGGGACCGGGATGCGGCGGAAGGCCCACGGGGCCTCCTGGAACGTGTTGGTGCCGCGCAGCGGGTTGGGCACGAACGCCTTGACGACACCCGCCGGCGTCTTGAGCACCTTGGCGAAGTCGAGGCCGGCGCAGAACGACTCGCCCTGGCCGCTGATCACCACAGCGCGCAGCTTCTTGTCCTTGCGCAACTGCCGCGCGGTCTTCTTGAGATCATCGAGGAGGTCGAGCGTCAGCGCGTTCATCTTCTCGGGACGCGCGAGCTGGACGTGGGCGATGCCGTCGACGGTGGTGCAGGAGACGTAGGACATGACACCAACGTTACTCGTCAGTAGCCCTGCAGGCGAGAGCGATACCGGTCACACGGGTAGCGTGCCGGACATGCGCGACATCAGCAGCAACGTCCGGCTCTCCGTGACCGAACCGGCCGATCTGGTCTTCTCGGTCGCGGTCGCGTTCACCAACACCATCGAGTCGGAGACACTCACGGTCACCCTCGACGGCAGCCCCCTCGACGCCTCGGCGATCGTGGAGCTCACCGATGCGCACGGCACCCGGCTGCACCGCGTGACCGCGCCGACCGGCGTACTCGAGGTGGCCTACTCCGCGACGGTCAGCGGCAGCACGCCGCTCGACGCCGAGTCGATGGACCACGTCGAGTACCTGCGCCCGAGCCGCTACTGCGACTCCGACCGGCTGGCCAACGTCGCCTGGTCCCACCTGGGTCCGAAGCAGGGATGGGACCTCGTCGAAGGTGCGCGGCGCTGGGCACTGGAGAACATCGTCTACGCGCCCGGCAGCACTGACCCCGTCGACGGGGCGCTCGAGACCTACCTGAGCCGCGAGGGTGTCTGCCGCGACAGCAGCCACCTGATCATCGCCTTCCTGCGGGCCCGCGGGATCCCGGCGCGGCTCGTGTCGGCCTATGCGCCGGGGCTCCTGCCGATGGACTTCCACGCGGTCGTCGAGGTGCTGATGGACGGCGCGTGGTTCGTCATTGACGGCACCGGCCTCGCCTCGCGCCCTGCACTGGTCCGGATCGCCACCGGTCGCGACGCCGCCGACACGGCATTCCTCACGATCGTCAGCGGGCGGGCCGACCTGCTCACCATGGAGGTCAGCGCGATCACCCGCGAGCCGCTTCCCTACGACGACGGGCGCCAGCAGGTCCGCATCGGCTGACTCCTGCCGGAGCCGGCACTCAGAGGAGCGCGTCGACCCGGTTCACGTCGACGGCGACCTTCAGCGACGAGTTCTTGGACTCGCTGAAGACCACGCCCTTGAGCGGCGAGACGTCGCGGAAGTCACGCCCCCACGCGGTCACGACGTAGCGACTGTCGCAGAGGTGGTCGTTGGTCGGGTCGAGGTCGACCCAGGCCCCGCCCGGCACCTGCACGGAGAGCCAGGCGTGCGAGGCGTCGGAGCCCTCGAGCTTCTTCTGACCCGGAGGGGGCTGGGTCTCGAGGTAGCCCGAGACATAACGCGCGGGCAGGCCGAGCGAGCGCAGGCAGCCGAGCGCCAGGTGGGCGAAGTCCTGGCAGACGCCGGCCCGGATCTCGAGCAGCTCGGGCAGCGTCGTGCGGACGGTGGTGGCGCCCGAGCGGTACTCGAAGTCGCGGAAGATGCCCCGCGTGATCGCGACGAGTGCGTCACCGAGCGGCATCTGGGGACCGATCACCGAGCGGCAGTACTCGACGACGGTCGGGTCGGGCTGCACCAGCGGCGAGGGCAGGAGATACGTCGCCCGTTCGACCGGATCGCCCTCCTCGGCCAGCGCACCGACGGCTCCACCGACGGTCCAGCGGTTCAAGGCGTCGAGGTCGACCTGTGCCCAGGAGACGTCGAGGACACTCGTCTTCTCGACGACGAGCTCCGTGTGGGACGTGCGCACCTCGACGTAGAAGCTCCGGTTGCCGAAGTGGTCGACGTGCTCGCTGATCTGGTGCGGCTCGGGCGAGACGTGCACCTGGTTGACCACGACGCGTTGCGTGGGCGTCTCGCGGGGCGCGAGGAAGCCGCGCTCGTAGCAGGACTCGACCGGACCGTCGTAGGTGTACGTCGTGCGGTGCCGCACCTCGTAGCGGCGCGGCGTGAAGTCCTCGGGTCGCTGGCTCACATTCCACCCCAGTTGAACGGCATCGTGTGCTGCGCGGCCTTGCGGCGGAAGCGGCGGCGGGACAGCTCGTCGGAGACGCTGTGCAGGGTTGAGCGGACCCCGATCAGGACGTCGGCGAGCGCGGAACGATCGCCGGCGCAGACGTCGACGAGGTCGACGCGGGCCAGCTCGGCGGCGAGTGCCTCGGCCTTGGCGACGAGCACCTCGTCACCGATCAGGCGCAGGTCCTCGACCAGCCGGTCGACGCAGAAGGAGACCGAGCGCGGGTTGCCCTTGTCGAGCAGGAGCAGCGACACGGCCGAGTGCACCGGCCAGACCGGGCCCTCTCCGGCGACCGTGCGCCGGCGGTGGGTGATGATGCTCTCCCCCACCTCGAGGACGGCCTCGGTGACCTGACCATCGATGATCGGCGGACGCTCCTGGGCGAGGGTGGTGAGCAGCAGGGCGACGGTGAACTGGGCGCGCTCCAGGCGCAGGCCGCCGTCCAGGAAGCCCCAGGACTCGTCGCGGACCATGCTCTCGGAGATCACACCTGCCACCGCGAGCAGCGACTCGAGCATGTCGTAGATCTGCGGCTGCAGCTGCTGGTCCTCGGACGGGATGTGGCCGATCGTGCGCTCCAGGCGACTCAGCACGTGCCAGATGTCGTAGGAGAGCTGGTCGCGCACCCGCTGCGACGACTCGTTGAGCCGCTCGGCCGCCCATGCGACCGTGCCGGGCTGGCTGGCGTCGGCGACCATGCGGCGTACGTGCTGACGCGGGGGCTGGCCGGCCTCGGGCAGGACCATCGTGATCGCGGCGGCAGCGTCGACCATGGCGCGCATGGCGGCCTCGCCGGGGGTGCCGGGCCGGGTGGAGTGGTCCTCGACGAGGTCGTCGGCGACGCGCAGGAGCCGGGCGGCGCACTCGGCCCGCTCGGTGTAGCGGCCGATCCAGAACAGGTTGTCGGCCACACGCGGAGCCACGATCGCCGGCGGCCGCACGGGCACGAGCGACGGCTGCGCGCGACCGGCCCACTCGGCCCAGCCGGCTTCCTCGGTCTCGCCCGCGAGGACCCAGACGTCCTTGGCGACAGCGCCTGCACTGCTCGAGACGTGGATCGAGCTCATCTCGGTGTTGACCCGCGCGAGGCCACCCGGCATCACGTGCCGCTCGCCGTCACGGGTCACCCAGAACGACCGCAGGACGAGGCGGCCGGGCTGGAGCCCGGTGGGGGTGACCACGGGGGTGGTCGAGAGCGCGATCGGCTCCTGGCCGACCCACGCCCAGGGCTCCGCCTCGATCCGCCGCCGCAACGTGGCGAGCTCCTCCGCGCTCAGCTCAGGGCCATACATCGCCGGGTCGGCCACCCCGCGCGACAGCGGACGCAGCACGAGCTTGTCGAGCCGGTCCAGGACGTGGCGGCGGGCATCGGGATCTCCGCACCACCATGACGGCGCCGACTGCAGGAGCAGCTCCTCGCCGAGCAGGGCCTTCGAGGCAGCGGACAGGAACGGGGCCAGGCCGGGGTTCTCCAGCACCTGCGCGCCGAGCGGGTTGGCCACGGTGACGAAGCCGCGGCGGGTCGCCTCGACCAGGCCGGGCAGGCCGAGCTGGGAGTCGGAACGCAGGTCGAGCGGGTCGCAGTACTCCGGGTCGACACGGCGCAGCACGACGTCGACCGGCTCCAGCCGGCCTGCCGCACGCAGCCACACCTTGCCGTCGCGCAGGGTCAGGTCGTCGGCCTCGGCGAGCGGGAAGCCGAGCAGGCTGGCCAGGAAGCTCTGGTCGTAGGCGGTCTCGCTCATCGCACCCGGCGAGAGGAGAACGACGCGGGGCACCTCGGCACTCGCGGGGGCGACGTCGCGAACGGCGGCGCTCATCGTGTGGAAGAAGCCACGCAGCCGCTCGAGCTCGGTGCTGCGGTGCAGCCCGGCGAGCACGCGGGTGGTGATCCGGCGGTTGGCCATCGAGTAGCCGGCACCGGACGGAGCGGACGTGCGGTCAGCCAGCACGCGCCAGTTGCCCTCGACGTCGCGACCGAGGTCGTGCGCACCGAGCACGAGCCCGCCACGGCTCTTGATGCCGTCGACCTGGCGCAGGAAGCCGGGGTGACCGATGACCACCTCGGCCGGGATCACGCCGCGGCGCAGCAGCTGCCGGTCGCCGTAGAAGTCCTCGTGCAGCGCATCCAGCAGTGCGGCGCGCTGCTGGATCCCGCGCTCGAGCTGGGTCCACTCGGCGTGGCCGAGCACGACCGGGAGCGGGTCCATCCGCCAGCTGCGGTCACGTCGCGAGGCGCCGTCCCACACGCCGTAGCGGATGCCGTCGTCGTTGACGAGGCGGCGGGTCTCGGCGCGCGCGGCGAGCAGCCCGGGCAGCGCCATCGACTCGATCGCCTCGGCCAGGAACGCCTGCTCGGGGCGGACCGAGTCGGCGTCGGCGAAGAGTTCGTCGACGCCATGGAGCGCCCCCCGGTCCGCGAGGCGTTCGCGGTAGCCGGCGAGTGGGCCGAAGCCGCGATCAAGCGATTCGGCTCCGAGGGGCGAGAGGGTCACCCGGGCACCCTACGACGAATGACCGGGGCTGAAACGCCGAAGGTCCAGCGTGGTGGGGTACTCCACTCCGCTCGAGCCGTCGACGGCGAGCACCGTGTCGACGTCCATCGGACCGGCGGTGTGACCACCTGCGTGGAAGCGGCTGGCCCGCCGCGCCTCCGCCGACATGGCGTTGACCGGGTGGTCCTCGTAGGCCCGGCCACCGGGGTGGACGACGTGGTAGGTGAAGCCGCCGAGGCTGCGCTTGTTCCACGTGTCGACCAGGTCGACCACGATCGGACCGTGCACACCGATGGTCGGGTGCAGCGCGGAGTACGGCGCCCAGGCGCGGTAGCGGACACCGGCCACGAACTCGCCCGGAGTGCCGGTGGCCGTCAGCGGCATCGGGACGCCGTTGCAGGTCAGCACGTGGCGTCCCTCGACCAGGCCGCTCGCGCTGACCTGGAGGCGCTCGACGCTCGAGTCGACATAGCGGGCGGTGCCGCCGAGAGCCATCTCCTCGCCGAGGACGTGCCACGGCTCGATGGCCTGACGGGCCTCCAGGTGGACGCCGGCGACATCGACCTCACCGAGCCGCGGGAAGCGGAACTCGAGGAACGCGTCGAACCAGCTCTTGTCGAACTTCGGAGAGTCGGGGTCGTGAGCGGCGAGCCAGGTGTTGAGCTCGTCCACGACCTCGTGCAGGTCAGCGGTGGCGAACTCCGGCAGCAGGAAGCGGTCGTGAAGGCGCGTCCCCCAGCGGACCAGCGGTGCCTTGTAGGGCTCGTTCCAGAACCGGGCGACCAGCGCCCGGACCAGCAACGCCTGGACCAGCGCCATCCGCGGATGCGGTGGCATCTCGAAGCCGCGGAGCTCGAGCAGGCCGAGTCGTCCGCGGCTGCCGTCGGGGCTGTAGAGCTTGTCGATGCAGAACTCCGACCGGTGCGTGTTGCCGGTCAGGTCGGTCAGCAGGTGGCGAAGCAGGCGGTCGACGATCCACGCCGGCGCGACACCATCGGGGGCTTCGCGCTGTGCCCGGTCGAGCTCGGCGAACGCGATCTCCAGCTCGTAGAGGGTCTCGTTGCGGCCCTCGTCGACACGGGGCGCCTGGCTCGTCGGACCGATGAACCGGCCGGCGAAGACGTAGGAGAGGGCCGGGTGGTGCTGCCAGTAGGTGAGCAGGCTGCGCAGCAGGTCGGGGCGGCGCAGCAGCGGGCTGTCGGCCGCGGTCGGGCCGCCGAGCGTGAAGTGGTTGCCGCCTCCGGTGCCCGTGTGGGTGCCGTCGACGTCGAACTTCTCGGTCGCCAGGCGGGTCAGCTTCGCGTCCTGGTTGAGCGACTCCGTGAGCTCGCGCAGCTCGGGCCAGGTCGACGTCGGCTGGATGTTGACCTCGATGACTCCGGGGTCAGGTGTCACGCTCATCGAGATCGTGCGGGGGTCGCCGGGGAGCGGGTAGCCCTCGATCACCACCGGCATGCCGACCTGGGCGGCGCTCGCCTCGATCGCCGCGACCAGCTGGAGCGCACGGTCGAGGTCGGTCAGGGGCGGCAGGAACGCGAACAGGTGTCCGTCGCGCAGCTCGACCACGACCGCGTGGCGCGGCGCGTCCGCGATCGGGTGCACCTCGGCGGGCTGCGCCGCGCCGGTGGCCGCGTCGTACGCCGTGAGGGGCGGACGGTCAGCGAACGGCGAGACCTCCGGGAGGTCCGGCGGCGGGTTCCAGGCGAGCGAGTCGAGCGGGAGGCGGAGGCCCGCGGGCGAGTCGCCCATCGTCAGGTAGAGCCGACCACGGCGCAGCTTCCAGGCGGCGGTGCCCCAGCCCTCGCCGTCCGGGTTCTCGAAGACGGGGACGACCCAGGCCTTCTCCGTGGCGAGCGCCTTCTCGTCGATGGAGTCGACCGGCGGAGCATCGGGGTCCTCGGGGTCACCGAACGGCTGCCTCGCGTCGTTCCAGCGCGCCCCGTAGGGATCGTCGTACGCCGCGCGGACGTGATCGGCGGGCACGCCGAGGCGAGCGGCCAGCGCGAGGGAGATGTCGCGGACCTGGCCCCTGGTCGGGTGGGTCTTCTCGCCCCAGGGGTGGTCGAGCAGCGCGGGATCGGACCAGATCGGCTGGCCGTCGGCGCGCCAGGTGATCTGTGCCTGCCAGCGCGGCAGCGGCTCACCCGGGTACCACTTGCCCTGCCCGTGGTGGACGACACCGAGCGGCGCCCAGCGCTCCTTGAGGCGCTGGGTGAGCTGGCGCGCCAGGTCGCGCTTCTCGGGGCCGTCGGCGGCGGTGTTCCACTGCGGGCTGGCCTGGTCGGCGACCGAGACGTAGGTGGGCTCGCCACCCATGGTCAGCCGCACGTCGCCGGTCTCGAGGAGCCCGTCGACGTACAGGCCGAGCTGCTCGACGGCCGCCCACTGGTCCTCGTCGTAGGGCAGCGTGACGCGCGGGTCCTCGTGGATCCGGGTGACGGTGTTGTGGAACGCGAAGCTGACGTTCGTCGGCGCGGTCGCGCCCGTGATCGGGGCGGAGCCCGACGGGTGCGGCGTCGCGGAGAGCGGGATGTGGCCCTCGCCCGCGAACAGGCCGCTGGTCGGGTCGAGCCCGATCCAGCCGGCACCCGGGATGTAGACCTCGGTCCAGGCGTGCAGGTCGGTGAAGTCCTCGGTCGGGCCGGACGGGCCGTCGATCGACTTCTCGTCGGAGGTCAGCTGGACCAGGTAGCCCGAGACGAAGCGGGCCGCGAGGCCGAGCTGACGAAGGACACTCACCAGCAGCCAGGCGGAGTCACGGCAGGAACCCAGCGCCATCGACAGCGTGTGGTCGGGTGACTGGACACCCGGCTCCATGCGCACGGAGTAGGCAACGTCGCCCTGCACCGCCTGGTTGACCTGCACCAGGAAGTCGACGATGCGGGTGCCCTGGCGCTGGGCCAGGCCCTGCTTCTCCAGCCACTCCTGCACGATCGGGCCGGGACCGACGCCGTCGAAGATCTCGTCGACCGGGCGCAGGTAGGGCTCCAGGTCGGCGAGCAGCTCCGGCGGGTAGCTGAAGCCGAACGTCTCGGCGTACTCCTCGACGAAGAAGTCGAAGGGGTTGTGCACCGTCAGGTCCGCGACGAGGTCGACCCGGATGTCGAGCTCCTTGACCGGGTCCGGGAAGACCAGGCGCGCCAGGAAGTTGCCGAAAGCGTCCTGCTGCCAGTTGATGAAGTGGTTGCGCGGGGTGATCGTCAGTGAGTACGACTCGATCGGCGTTCGCGCGTGCGGCGCAGGTCGCAGCCGCACGGTGTGCGGGAAGACCTGCACCGGCTCGTCGAAGGTGTAGGTCGTTCGGTGCTCAAGCGCCACTCGGATCGTCACGCGTGACACCGTACGGCGAACACGTTGCGCGCGCGTTTCGCGAGTCCGTCAGGCGGCGGCCTGGTCGAGCTCGGCCTGGATCGCCTTGCGGACCTTCCGGCCACCGGTCGACATCTTGTAGAGCTGCGCGACCCGCTTGGGAGCGTTCTTCGGCGTGGTCGAGGCGAGCCAGCCGTTGGGCAGCGAGAGCCGGATGACCTTGTGCCACGCGCTGCCGAGCTGGCGCGGGAACGAGCCGGTGACGTAGGGCAGGTCGTACTTCTCGAAGACGGCACGCACCTGGGGAGCGACCTC
This genomic interval from Nocardioides cavernaquae contains the following:
- a CDS encoding transglutaminase-like domain-containing protein; translated protein: MRDISSNVRLSVTEPADLVFSVAVAFTNTIESETLTVTLDGSPLDASAIVELTDAHGTRLHRVTAPTGVLEVAYSATVSGSTPLDAESMDHVEYLRPSRYCDSDRLANVAWSHLGPKQGWDLVEGARRWALENIVYAPGSTDPVDGALETYLSREGVCRDSSHLIIAFLRARGIPARLVSAYAPGLLPMDFHAVVEVLMDGAWFVIDGTGLASRPALVRIATGRDAADTAFLTIVSGRADLLTMEVSAITREPLPYDDGRQQVRIG
- a CDS encoding crotonase/enoyl-CoA hydratase family protein, which translates into the protein MSYVSCTTVDGIAHVQLARPEKMNALTLDLLDDLKKTARQLRKDKKLRAVVISGQGESFCAGLDFAKVLKTPAGVVKAFVPNPLRGTNTFQEAPWAFRRIPVPVIAAVHGNCLGGGLQIALAADFRIATPDSTWSVLEGKWGLIPDMSGVRALSELVGVDTAKKLTMTAEMVSGKEAKDLGLVTELDSDPLAAAFAFAEELKGRSPDALAAAKRLFNAAPTQSARRTFARERAEQLWLLFARNTTAARNAAFNKSQPSYGPRQR
- a CDS encoding flotillin family protein; this encodes MLDQIPILPIAIVGIVVLVGLLGALITTRYKVAGPNEAFIVTGRKGKAVRSATGEVSTDLSGQKVVMGGGVFVVPFVQKLHILDLSSRRIMIQIRGAVSGQGVKLNLDGVAIVKVGGNEDSIRAAAQRFLSQQGEIETFTQETLAGSLRSIVGSLTVEQIIRDRAAFAQRVADEAESSLSGQGLVLDTFQIQDITDDGSYLSDLGRPEAAKVGQVAAIAEANARQAAEQARLAAEQEIAIANRALALKTAEILAETDAAKAQAAAAGPLAQADRDQAILAEQEKVAVRQAALKERQLDTEVRKPADAERYRVETEAQARRQAAIFDAEARKASAIAVAEAEAEQSRLSGEGEKSKRSALADAEAIEGARRGEAEKARRVAEADATRAEGEAQAAAILATGEAEAEAMNKKAEAFGQYNEAAVLQMLIETLPKMAGEIAGPLAAIDKLTVISTDGTAELPRQVMNNMLQTMEMLKNTTGVDIEALIKGFVGDGPGFSGKRAAVAPAQPDLDGGN
- a CDS encoding DEAD/DEAH box helicase, producing MSTDITASFDDLGVPTSLVTILAAQGITVPTPIQKATLPDSFAGRDVLGRGRTGSGKTFAFLLPMVGRLAASNRKPRPGAPRALILAPTRELVGQIEASLKPLAAEFGLTTQTIFGGVGQGPQVNGLRRGVDVILACPGRLEDLIQQGHCSLKDIEITILDEADHMADLGFLPAVRRLLQATPPKSQRLLFSATLDNAVDQLVKKFLNNPVTHEADSAQSPVAKMDHHVLHVRRESRLPILIDLTRAPGRTVIFTRTKHGAKALARQLNANGVPTVDLHGNLSQNARTRNMEAFHSGKATTLVATDVAARGIHVDDVALVVHADPPSEHKAYLHRSGRTARAGAEGTVVTLMTDDQVRDVRALARAAGIKPTTTIVGDAFHPILKSLAPGERTEVPGGLVVEAPASNGGGNGGGRSGGGGGRNRSRSGGGSGGGQARSGGQGRSGGQARSGGQSSGGGQGGQRSGGQSSGGSRSGGQSSQGQSSGGQGGQRRTSTGPGRSAGGSGSHSASSFSRGR
- a CDS encoding transglutaminase family protein; the encoded protein is MSQRPEDFTPRRYEVRHRTTYTYDGPVESCYERGFLAPRETPTQRVVVNQVHVSPEPHQISEHVDHFGNRSFYVEVRTSHTELVVEKTSVLDVSWAQVDLDALNRWTVGGAVGALAEEGDPVERATYLLPSPLVQPDPTVVEYCRSVIGPQMPLGDALVAITRGIFRDFEYRSGATTVRTTLPELLEIRAGVCQDFAHLALGCLRSLGLPARYVSGYLETQPPPGQKKLEGSDASHAWLSVQVPGGAWVDLDPTNDHLCDSRYVVTAWGRDFRDVSPLKGVVFSESKNSSLKVAVDVNRVDALL
- a CDS encoding circularly permuted type 2 ATP-grasp protein; the encoded protein is MTLSPLGAESLDRGFGPLAGYRERLADRGALHGVDELFADADSVRPEQAFLAEAIESMALPGLLAARAETRRLVNDDGIRYGVWDGASRRDRSWRMDPLPVVLGHAEWTQLERGIQQRAALLDALHEDFYGDRQLLRRGVIPAEVVIGHPGFLRQVDGIKSRGGLVLGAHDLGRDVEGNWRVLADRTSAPSGAGYSMANRRITTRVLAGLHRSTELERLRGFFHTMSAAVRDVAPASAEVPRVVLLSPGAMSETAYDQSFLASLLGFPLAEADDLTLRDGKVWLRAAGRLEPVDVVLRRVDPEYCDPLDLRSDSQLGLPGLVEATRRGFVTVANPLGAQVLENPGLAPFLSAASKALLGEELLLQSAPSWWCGDPDARRHVLDRLDKLVLRPLSRGVADPAMYGPELSAEELATLRRRIEAEPWAWVGQEPIALSTTPVVTPTGLQPGRLVLRSFWVTRDGERHVMPGGLARVNTEMSSIHVSSSAGAVAKDVWVLAGETEEAGWAEWAGRAQPSLVPVRPPAIVAPRVADNLFWIGRYTERAECAARLLRVADDLVEDHSTRPGTPGEAAMRAMVDAAAAITMVLPEAGQPPRQHVRRMVADASQPGTVAWAAERLNESSQRVRDQLSYDIWHVLSRLERTIGHIPSEDQQLQPQIYDMLESLLAVAGVISESMVRDESWGFLDGGLRLERAQFTVALLLTTLAQERPPIIDGQVTEAVLEVGESIITHRRRTVAGEGPVWPVHSAVSLLLLDKGNPRSVSFCVDRLVEDLRLIGDEVLVAKAEALAAELARVDLVDVCAGDRSALADVLIGVRSTLHSVSDELSRRRFRRKAAQHTMPFNWGGM
- a CDS encoding NfeD family protein — translated: MLLFLIVGCVGIALLVFSLVVGDLFDGLLDFGGDLFSGAAISAFLGAFGFVGAAVYDSTDNLTTSALVGIAAGGILGFAAGWVSLRLKQGGDESNVRTGELAGRAATVVSAIPADGYGEVTMVVSGHITRLNARAAEPLATGTSVTITAVLSPTAVHVARS